One Nocardia huaxiensis genomic window, AAACATGCAGTAGCACAGCAGTATTCACAGAGCCCGGCGCACGGGCGGTAAGGAAATCGCAATGTCCCTCTCCCCCGAATGGCAGAGTTTCGCCGACGCCGCCACCGCGGCGTTCCCGAAGCTGGGCACCGAGGTGCTCGATGCGGGCGAGGCCCGTGCGTTCCTGGCCGCCCGGCCCGCGATCCCGGTCGAGCCCATTCCCGTTGCGGCCGTGGAGGAATGGCTGGTGCCCGGCCCGGCCGAGGCCCCCGAGGTGCCGGTGCGGCTGTACCGGCCGCTGGAGGCCGAGAAGGCGCCGGGCGTCGTGGTCTTCTATCACGGCGGCGGGTTCGTGCTGTGCAATCTCGACAGCCACGACCGGTTCTGCCGGACCATGGCCAATGCGGCCGGTGTCATCGTGGTGTCCGTCGACTACCGCCGCGCCCCCGAGGCCAGGTTCCCCGCCGCCGCGCGGGACGCGTACGCGGTGCTGCGGTGGGTGGCCGACAATGCCGAGGCGCTGGGCGGCGACCCGGCGCGGCTCGCGGTGGCCGGGGACAGCGCGGGCGGGAACCTCGCCACCGTGGCCGCACTCCAGGCCCGTGACCAGGGCGGGCCGGACATCGTGTGCCAGCTGCTGATGTACCCGATGCTGGATCCGGCCTGCAATTCCGGCTCCTACACCGAGAACGCCGAGGGCTACTTCACCACGGCCGCGCAGCTGCGCTGGTACTGGCAGCAGTACCTGACCACCGACGCCGATGCCGCCGACCCCTACGCGAATCCGATGATCGCCGACCTGTCCGGACTGCCGCCCGCCTATATCGCCACCGCCGAGTTCGACCCGCTGCGCGACGAGGGCGAAGCCTACGGGCGGCTGCTGCGGGACGCCGGCGTGGAGACCGAGATCCATCGCTGGAATGGCACCATTCACGGCTTCATGTCCATGGCGTGGCATCTGCGCGAAACCGGGCGCGCCAATACCGCCGCCTTCACCGCATTGCGCCGGGCGCTGGCTCGCACCCCCTCGGAAATGCGATAACCGGCGCAAACTCACACAATTGCGAGTTTGTGGCCACACTCACGCGTAACGAATACGAGTTCGCCCGGTCAGCGCATGGTCATTTCCGGGCGGAAGGACCATAATTCGCCGTTTCGGCGCGACGGCGGCACACCTGCCGAGTAACACGATTTGGCGACAGCCGACTCCTTGCGTAGTCATAGCTGTTGATTATCGAGCGTGCTTGGAGAGTGTGTTGCGTAGGTTTTCGCGTCTTGCTTCGGTTGTTTCCCTATCGGTTGTCGCCGCCCTGTCGGCGACCGCGGTGGATTCTCTGGCGAATGCCGCCCCGAATCCCGTGGTGAATACCGCCGTTTCGCCGCTGAGCGATTCGGAAAAGGCCGAGCTGATTCAGCTTTCGGATCCGGCCACGCTGACGGACCTGCACGCCGGACAGGACCGCATCGAGCGGATCGCGCAAATCCTGGTGGACCACAAGGACCGTCGCGGGATTTTCGCCATCTTCTATCGCAATATCCTGCGCGACGCGAACCCGCTGCTGGACGCCGGGAACTTCGACGACCCGGCGTGGGCGCGCCGGGTCAGCTTCGCGTTCTTCCACTCCTACCTGGAGAACCTGCACGGGCACCTGACCGGCGGCGCGGTGACGCCGAGCTGGCAGCGCTACTACGACTTCGCCGCCGACCCGAGCCGTTCGGCGGGCCGCGTCGCCGCGGCGGGCCTGGACGCGCACCTGCTCATCGACTTCCCGCAGGCGGTCGCGCAGACCGGCACACAGGTGCGCAATACCCGCGACTTCTTCGCCATCGGCGATTCGCTGATCGGCACCACCCAGCACATCACCGATGAGCTGAGCGCGATCTACGGCGCCGAGCTGGGCGATTTCTTCCACCTGTATTTCGTGGGCAAGGCCGGGGATATGGTGCTCGGTGACGGCACCACGAGTTACGTCATGTTCCAGGGTGTGCGCAGCACCTCGCTGACGTCGGGTATCGCCATGGAGAATCCGGTGACCGGCGCACCGGCGGAAGCGGGCATGTACGCGCTCTACAACACCGCCGAAACCGTCTTCGACGGACTGGAATTCACCGGATTGATCTGATCCGACCCTGGCCGCGTTCGCATCCGACCGATTAGCATCAGCCTCGTTCATGTGTTTGAAACAACGGGGATTCTCTTGTCGGTTACACGAATCGGCGGCCTGGCCGCAGCCGTGACCATC contains:
- a CDS encoding DUF5995 family protein, coding for MDSLANAAPNPVVNTAVSPLSDSEKAELIQLSDPATLTDLHAGQDRIERIAQILVDHKDRRGIFAIFYRNILRDANPLLDAGNFDDPAWARRVSFAFFHSYLENLHGHLTGGAVTPSWQRYYDFAADPSRSAGRVAAAGLDAHLLIDFPQAVAQTGTQVRNTRDFFAIGDSLIGTTQHITDELSAIYGAELGDFFHLYFVGKAGDMVLGDGTTSYVMFQGVRSTSLTSGIAMENPVTGAPAEAGMYALYNTAETVFDGLEFTGLI
- a CDS encoding alpha/beta hydrolase, with the protein product MSLSPEWQSFADAATAAFPKLGTEVLDAGEARAFLAARPAIPVEPIPVAAVEEWLVPGPAEAPEVPVRLYRPLEAEKAPGVVVFYHGGGFVLCNLDSHDRFCRTMANAAGVIVVSVDYRRAPEARFPAAARDAYAVLRWVADNAEALGGDPARLAVAGDSAGGNLATVAALQARDQGGPDIVCQLLMYPMLDPACNSGSYTENAEGYFTTAAQLRWYWQQYLTTDADAADPYANPMIADLSGLPPAYIATAEFDPLRDEGEAYGRLLRDAGVETEIHRWNGTIHGFMSMAWHLRETGRANTAAFTALRRALARTPSEMR